The proteins below are encoded in one region of Acidobacteriota bacterium:
- the mreC gene encoding rod shape-determining protein MreC — translation MTQRQVTLLYLATALVLLALMAAQVQREDSRSALGNVVRALTAPVVGAVAWTGSSLSGAWRGYVALRGAEEENRRLRREIALLRARLARREDQARRIRRLQALLDLRQVDPFRGGVVARVVSYVSEGPLSRAVVVDRGRRWGVSEDWIALQGPAVVGRIVHAGSRLSELMLISDPDSGVAVRHQDERFAGILRGGNRGPAHWLPLEYVPKDKPIAVGDEVVTSGLDGLYPPGLLVGWVRSLEESSPLTWSVAVEPAFDASRLEEVLLLPPVGAAGREARSGEAVEGGAR, via the coding sequence ATGACCCAGCGGCAGGTCACCCTCCTCTATCTCGCCACGGCACTGGTCCTGCTGGCGCTGATGGCGGCCCAGGTGCAGAGAGAGGATTCCCGCAGCGCGCTGGGCAACGTCGTGCGCGCCCTGACCGCGCCGGTGGTCGGCGCCGTCGCCTGGACCGGTAGTTCCCTGTCCGGCGCCTGGCGGGGCTATGTGGCCTTGCGGGGGGCGGAGGAAGAAAACCGTCGACTGCGACGGGAAATAGCCCTGCTCCGCGCCCGGCTGGCCCGTCGGGAAGACCAGGCGAGGCGGATCCGTCGGCTCCAGGCCCTGCTGGATCTGCGACAGGTCGACCCTTTCCGGGGTGGTGTGGTGGCCCGTGTCGTCTCCTACGTCAGCGAAGGCCCCCTCAGCCGGGCCGTGGTGGTCGACCGCGGGCGCCGGTGGGGCGTCAGCGAAGACTGGATCGCTCTTCAGGGCCCCGCAGTGGTGGGGCGGATCGTCCATGCCGGCAGCCGTCTCTCCGAACTGATGCTGATCTCCGACCCGGACAGCGGCGTCGCCGTCCGGCACCAGGACGAGCGCTTTGCCGGCATTCTGCGAGGCGGCAACCGGGGGCCGGCTCACTGGTTGCCCCTCGAGTACGTGCCCAAGGACAAGCCCATCGCCGTGGGGGACGAGGTGGTCACCTCCGGCCTCGATGGCCTCTATCCCCCCGGTTTGCTGGTGGGGTGGGTTCGGAGCCTCGAGGAGAGTTCCCCGTTGACCTGGAGCGTGGCGGTGGAGCCCGCTTTCGACGCGTCGCGGCTCGAGGAAGTTCTGCTGCTGCCTCCCGTCGGCGCCGCCGGACGTGAGGCTCGATCCGGCGAGGCGGTCGAGGGAGGAGCCCGATGA
- the mrdA gene encoding penicillin-binding protein 2 gives MRLDYRHLKPYRDYQYSRMLGRRLLVLKLLIVAGFVLYGSVFWYLQVVQGGEYRRKAEENRLRQQILRPVRGTIRDSHGVLLATNRPSFSVRLDRQRCADPVAVIERLADRLGVDPGPILELYERQKDRPRFLPVLLMPDVGLETAARIEARSVELPAVEVVVEAKRYYPLGAAAAHVLGYTGEATRDEVRRHTLELLPGDRVGRIGVERAWDDFLRGRHGLVLEEVNASGRPLMVVATKRPARHGQTLTTTLDAAMQADLARAFGDHAGAAVFIDPRNGAVRALYSAPAYDPNLFAGRVSAATWKALREDPRRPLQNRAVAGVYSPGSTFKLIVAAAALEEGVLAPGEKIFCGGQARFYGQVRHCHRRWGHGEIGLQEAIERSCNIFFYTLGQRLGIEAIEKWARRFGLGTVTGLDLGGEVSGLVPSEEWKLRTRGESWFPGETISVAIGQGPLNVTPIQLAVQAAVIANGGWRVRPFLRRREGAAPEPTGLSPAVIRELTRAMVAVVQGAGGTARKAQIPGVVLAGKTGTAQVVALDAEHDPGDHALFIGFGPVPDPELAWAVVVEHGGHGGELSAPIVREVVRGYLQRRGEWAPAQPRRVVRRGGDGGL, from the coding sequence TTGAGGCTCGACTACCGCCATCTCAAGCCTTACCGCGACTACCAGTACTCGCGGATGCTCGGCCGTCGCCTGCTCGTGCTCAAGCTGCTGATCGTGGCCGGATTCGTCCTTTACGGCAGTGTTTTCTGGTACCTGCAGGTGGTTCAGGGGGGGGAGTACCGTCGCAAGGCCGAAGAGAATCGCCTGCGCCAGCAGATCCTGCGTCCCGTGCGCGGAACGATCCGCGACAGCCACGGCGTACTGCTGGCGACCAACCGTCCTTCTTTCTCGGTGAGACTCGACCGTCAGCGTTGCGCGGACCCCGTCGCGGTGATCGAACGCCTGGCGGATCGACTCGGCGTCGATCCCGGACCGATCCTCGAACTCTATGAGCGGCAGAAGGACCGGCCCCGCTTTCTCCCCGTGTTGCTGATGCCGGACGTGGGGCTCGAGACGGCCGCGCGCATCGAGGCCCGAAGCGTGGAGCTTCCCGCCGTGGAGGTCGTGGTGGAGGCCAAGCGCTACTATCCTCTCGGCGCGGCGGCGGCCCATGTGCTGGGCTACACAGGGGAGGCCACGCGAGACGAGGTCAGGCGGCACACACTGGAACTGCTGCCTGGAGACCGGGTGGGGCGGATCGGTGTCGAGCGGGCCTGGGACGACTTCCTCCGTGGTCGTCACGGCCTGGTGCTCGAGGAAGTCAACGCCAGCGGGCGCCCCCTGATGGTGGTGGCCACCAAACGGCCCGCCCGGCACGGCCAGACCCTGACCACCACTCTCGACGCGGCGATGCAGGCCGACCTGGCCCGAGCGTTCGGAGACCATGCCGGCGCGGCGGTGTTCATCGACCCCCGTAACGGCGCGGTGCGTGCCCTCTACTCCGCCCCGGCCTATGACCCGAACCTCTTCGCCGGTCGTGTGTCGGCCGCCACCTGGAAGGCGCTGCGGGAGGACCCTCGTCGTCCCCTCCAGAATCGCGCCGTGGCCGGTGTCTACTCGCCGGGCTCGACTTTCAAGCTGATCGTCGCGGCGGCGGCTCTCGAAGAAGGCGTGCTCGCGCCCGGAGAGAAGATCTTCTGCGGGGGACAGGCACGTTTCTACGGCCAGGTGCGCCACTGCCATCGCCGCTGGGGGCACGGCGAGATCGGCTTGCAGGAGGCCATCGAGCGGTCGTGCAACATCTTTTTCTATACTCTCGGCCAACGGCTGGGCATCGAAGCCATCGAGAAGTGGGCGCGACGCTTCGGCCTGGGGACGGTCACGGGCCTGGACCTGGGGGGGGAGGTCAGCGGGTTGGTGCCGTCGGAGGAGTGGAAGCTGCGTACCCGGGGCGAGTCCTGGTTCCCGGGCGAGACCATTTCGGTGGCGATCGGCCAGGGACCTCTCAATGTCACGCCGATCCAGTTGGCGGTACAGGCGGCGGTGATCGCCAACGGGGGATGGCGGGTGCGGCCCTTCCTGCGTCGGCGCGAAGGTGCCGCCCCCGAGCCCACGGGACTCTCGCCGGCGGTGATCCGGGAGTTGACCCGGGCGATGGTGGCGGTGGTACAGGGTGCGGGGGGGACCGCCCGCAAGGCGCAGATTCCGGGAGTCGTGCTGGCCGGCAAGACCGGCACCGCCCAGGTGGTCGCCCTCGACGCGGAGCATGATCCCGGGGACCATGCCCTGTTCATCGGTTTTGGTCCCGTGCCCGATCCCGAACTGGCCTGGGCGGTGGTCGTCGAACACGGTGGGCATGGAGGTGAGCTGTCGGCTCCCATCGTGCGGGAGGTGGTACGCGGATACCTCCAGCGCAGGGGGGAATGGGCACCGGCGCAGCCGCGTCGGGTCGTCCGGAGGGGGGGCGATGGCGGCCTTTGA
- the rodA gene encoding rod shape-determining protein RodA → MAAFEERTDTTTLLQLVLLGLISVIAVASATHGDEAALWTPAATRQVLYLVVGVAVFLLVQRVDYHDWAELWPFFYGAGLLLLAALPLVARPISGARSWLELGPVRLQPSEPMKPVVALAVAAFACGSRGKLSLSRLLLLGVVVGAPMTLIAIQPDMGTALTFVPLFLGVSWLAGIRPRVLVSLALIAALAAPIVWFVVLKPYQKERILTVFDPGRDPSGTGYQVIQSRIAVGSGGVAGKGLFRGSQSRLNFLPARQTDFILAVVAEEVGWIGVITVLSLYLALLLRTLRTAAIAQDALGTFLCVGIASIWAGQIFINVGMVTGILPTIGVPLPILSFGGSSLVATFLAFGLVASVRLRRLVNA, encoded by the coding sequence ATGGCGGCCTTTGAAGAGCGCACCGACACCACCACCCTGCTCCAGCTCGTACTGCTGGGTCTGATTTCCGTGATCGCCGTGGCCTCGGCGACCCACGGCGACGAGGCGGCTCTCTGGACTCCCGCCGCCACCCGCCAGGTGCTCTACCTGGTGGTGGGCGTGGCCGTCTTCCTGCTGGTGCAGCGGGTGGACTATCACGACTGGGCCGAGTTGTGGCCGTTCTTCTACGGTGCCGGGCTGCTGCTGCTCGCGGCCCTGCCGCTGGTGGCACGTCCCATCTCCGGGGCCCGCTCCTGGCTGGAACTGGGGCCGGTGCGCTTGCAACCTTCGGAGCCGATGAAGCCCGTAGTCGCCCTGGCCGTGGCGGCCTTCGCTTGCGGGAGCCGGGGCAAGCTCAGCCTTTCGAGGCTGCTGCTCCTGGGGGTGGTGGTGGGCGCGCCCATGACCCTGATCGCCATTCAGCCGGACATGGGCACGGCGCTGACCTTCGTCCCGCTTTTCCTCGGAGTCTCCTGGCTCGCCGGTATTCGCCCCCGCGTGCTGGTCAGCCTGGCCCTGATCGCCGCGCTGGCCGCTCCCATCGTCTGGTTCGTGGTCCTCAAGCCTTACCAGAAGGAGCGGATTCTGACGGTCTTCGATCCTGGCCGGGATCCTTCCGGCACCGGCTACCAGGTGATCCAGTCCCGCATCGCCGTCGGTTCGGGCGGGGTGGCCGGCAAGGGGCTGTTTCGCGGCAGCCAGTCGCGGTTGAATTTCCTGCCGGCCCGCCAGACCGACTTCATTCTCGCGGTGGTGGCCGAGGAGGTGGGGTGGATCGGCGTGATCACCGTGCTCTCTCTCTACCTCGCGCTGCTGTTGCGCACCCTGCGGACGGCGGCCATCGCCCAGGACGCCCTGGGCACCTTCCTGTGCGTGGGTATCGCCAGCATCTGGGCGGGGCAGATCTTCATCAACGTGGGTATGGTGACCGGGATCCTGCCCACCATCGGCGTACCGCTGCCGATTCTCTCTTTCGGCGGGTCGTCCCTGGTGGCGACTTTCCTGGCCTTCGGCCTGGTCGCCTCCGTCCGTCTCCGGCGCCTGGTCAACGCCTGA
- a CDS encoding NAD-dependent epimerase/dehydratase family protein, with product MRQAVVLITGAAGEIGHALITRIAEQKAEILTLDLQALPPALEERVTQHFVGSILDDEVLDRILARYEVDTVFHLAALLSTRSEFTPLTAHQVNVEGTIRLLRFAQAQGLSHGRTVRFFYPSSIAAYGLPDLAAKAAAGAVREEDWGRPITMYGINKLYCEQLGRYFQWHYKQLDAEPQARRIDFRGIRFPGLISAETVPSGGTSDFVPEMIHAAAQGRPYACFVREDARIPFMTMPDAVDAIFALMGADAARLRKNVYNIAAFNPSAGEVSEIVTRHFPAAEIRFEPDLKRQAIVDSWPAAVDDGAAREDWGFDPRHDLETAFEAYLLPRIRQRYS from the coding sequence ATGCGCCAAGCCGTCGTCCTGATCACCGGAGCCGCGGGTGAGATCGGCCACGCCCTGATCACCCGGATCGCCGAGCAGAAGGCGGAAATTCTGACCCTCGATCTGCAGGCCCTGCCCCCGGCACTCGAAGAACGGGTGACCCAGCACTTCGTCGGTTCGATCCTCGACGACGAGGTGCTCGACCGGATCCTCGCCCGCTACGAGGTGGACACGGTCTTTCACCTCGCCGCCCTGCTCTCCACGCGCAGCGAGTTCACACCGCTCACCGCGCACCAGGTCAACGTGGAAGGTACGATCCGCCTGTTGCGCTTCGCCCAGGCCCAAGGCCTGAGTCACGGTCGAACGGTACGGTTCTTCTACCCCAGCTCGATCGCCGCCTACGGTCTGCCCGACCTGGCCGCCAAGGCCGCGGCCGGCGCCGTGCGCGAAGAGGACTGGGGGCGGCCGATCACCATGTACGGCATCAACAAGCTCTATTGCGAGCAGCTCGGCCGCTACTTTCAATGGCATTACAAGCAGCTCGACGCGGAGCCCCAGGCCCGGCGTATCGATTTTCGGGGCATCCGCTTCCCCGGGCTGATCAGTGCCGAGACGGTGCCTTCGGGAGGCACCAGCGACTTCGTCCCCGAGATGATCCACGCCGCAGCCCAGGGGCGGCCCTACGCCTGCTTCGTCCGCGAAGACGCGCGCATTCCCTTCATGACCATGCCCGACGCTGTCGATGCCATCTTCGCCCTGATGGGCGCCGATGCCGCGCGGCTGCGCAAGAACGTCTACAACATCGCCGCCTTCAACCCCTCGGCGGGAGAGGTGAGCGAAATCGTCACCCGCCACTTCCCGGCCGCCGAGATCCGCTTCGAACCGGATCTCAAGCGCCAGGCCATCGTCGATTCCTGGCCCGCCGCCGTGGACGACGGGGCAGCCCGGGAAGACTGGGGCTTCGATCCCCGCCACGACCTGGAAACGGCTTTCGAGGCCTACCTGCTCCCGCGCATCCGCCAGCGCTACAGTTGA
- a CDS encoding PLP-dependent aspartate aminotransferase family protein: MSQDAEHKDSAHLPRNSGIETRAIHAGQAPDPVYGAVAPPIYQTSTFAFSSPEQGARRFAGEEEGYIYSRLANPTTKMLEDCVASLEGGHGGIAVASGMGAVSTIFLGLLGRGDHVVMTDTVYGPSRLLLEHDLARFGVEATFADTSETENLARAMRPHTRLVFIETPTNPTLRLSDLAACAEACHRAGALMVVDNTFASPVLQRPIALGADIVMHSTTKYINGHGDVVGGVIVTRTPELHEKLLHARIYFGASMDPHQSWLVLRGLKTLPLRVRAAQDSAQRLARLLEDHPAVSRVIYPGLASHPQRVLASRQMEGPGSMIAFELTGGYEAGKALMTRVRLATLAVSLGGVETLIEHPASMTHAGLSEAELEATGISPALVRLAVGCESTADLEHDLGQALDAL; encoded by the coding sequence ATGTCCCAAGACGCCGAGCACAAGGATTCTGCGCACCTTCCCCGGAACAGTGGCATCGAGACGCGGGCGATTCATGCCGGCCAGGCGCCGGATCCGGTATATGGGGCCGTCGCGCCGCCGATCTACCAGACTTCCACTTTTGCGTTTTCGTCCCCCGAACAGGGGGCGCGGCGTTTCGCCGGGGAGGAGGAGGGCTACATCTATTCCCGCCTGGCGAATCCCACGACGAAGATGCTCGAGGACTGCGTGGCGTCCCTCGAAGGCGGGCATGGGGGCATCGCCGTGGCCAGCGGCATGGGAGCCGTCTCGACGATCTTCCTCGGTTTGCTCGGCCGGGGCGATCACGTGGTGATGACCGATACGGTCTACGGGCCGAGCCGACTCTTGCTCGAGCACGACCTGGCTCGTTTCGGTGTCGAGGCGACTTTCGCGGATACCAGCGAGACCGAAAACCTGGCCCGGGCCATGCGGCCCCACACGCGGCTGGTGTTCATCGAGACACCGACCAACCCCACTCTCCGGCTGAGCGATCTGGCCGCCTGCGCCGAGGCCTGCCACCGGGCGGGGGCGCTGATGGTGGTGGACAACACCTTCGCCTCGCCGGTGCTGCAGCGGCCCATCGCGTTGGGTGCCGATATCGTGATGCACTCCACCACCAAGTACATCAACGGGCATGGCGACGTGGTCGGGGGGGTGATCGTGACCCGGACTCCCGAACTGCACGAGAAGCTGTTGCATGCGCGGATCTACTTCGGCGCCTCGATGGATCCGCACCAGTCCTGGCTGGTTCTGCGTGGGTTGAAAACCCTTCCCCTGCGGGTGCGGGCCGCCCAGGACAGCGCCCAGCGCCTGGCGCGCCTGCTCGAAGACCACCCGGCCGTCTCGCGGGTGATCTACCCCGGGCTGGCCAGCCATCCCCAGCGGGTGCTGGCTTCCCGCCAGATGGAAGGTCCCGGCAGCATGATCGCCTTCGAACTGACCGGGGGCTACGAGGCGGGCAAGGCGTTGATGACCCGCGTGCGCCTGGCGACGCTGGCGGTCTCCCTCGGTGGTGTGGAGACCCTGATCGAACACCCGGCCTCGATGACGCACGCCGGGCTCTCGGAGGCCGAATTGGAAGCCACCGGCATCAGCCCGGCCCTGGTGCGCCTGGCGGTGGGTTGCGAGTCGACGGCGGATCTCGAGCACGACCTGGGCCAGGCCCTCGACGCTCTCTGA
- a CDS encoding DUF2892 domain-containing protein, with amino-acid sequence MKTNVGTLDRILRVLIGLGLGSLFFLLEGPIHFVGLIGIVPLGTAVLGSCPLYALLGLSTCPLDKQ; translated from the coding sequence ATGAAGACCAACGTAGGCACCCTCGATCGCATCCTCCGCGTGCTCATCGGCCTCGGCCTGGGCTCGCTCTTCTTCCTGCTCGAGGGCCCGATCCACTTCGTCGGGCTGATCGGCATCGTCCCGCTGGGAACGGCGGTTCTCGGCTCCTGCCCGCTCTACGCGCTGTTGGGCCTGAGCACCTGCCCGCTCGACAAGCAGTAG
- a CDS encoding zinc-dependent alcohol dehydrogenase family protein — protein MKAMVLEQPGLPLALREVDDPHPGPGQVLLRVRACAVCRTDLHIVDGDLEAPSGPRIPGHEIVGEVIACGSGVRDLRPGQRAGVGWLGWTCGSCAFCSRGQENLCDEARYTGYHLQGGYAELAVADARYCFPIPDAYSDVEAAPLLCAGLIGYRCLTMTGDARRLGLYGFGAAAHIVAQIARYQGRSVLAFTRPGDRQAQDFARSLGAEWAGDSDRSPPAPLDAAILFAPVGDLVPLALGAVRKGGVVVCGGIHMSDVPSFSYTLLWGERILRSVANLTRTDGHGLLALAAEAKVRTRTTVFRLEQANEALDSLRAGRHEGAAVLAPTAD, from the coding sequence ATGAAGGCCATGGTGCTCGAACAACCGGGACTGCCCCTGGCCCTCCGCGAGGTGGACGATCCCCATCCCGGACCGGGCCAGGTGCTGCTGCGGGTGAGAGCCTGTGCGGTCTGCCGCACGGACCTGCATATCGTCGACGGTGATCTCGAGGCGCCCTCCGGTCCCCGGATCCCCGGTCACGAGATCGTCGGTGAGGTCATCGCCTGCGGTAGCGGGGTCAGGGACCTTCGGCCCGGCCAGCGGGCGGGCGTCGGCTGGCTGGGCTGGACCTGCGGGAGCTGCGCGTTTTGCAGCCGCGGGCAGGAGAACCTCTGCGATGAAGCCCGCTACACCGGCTACCACCTCCAGGGGGGCTACGCGGAGTTGGCAGTGGCCGACGCCCGCTACTGTTTTCCGATCCCCGACGCCTACTCCGACGTGGAAGCCGCGCCCCTGCTCTGCGCGGGACTGATCGGTTACCGCTGTCTGACGATGACCGGCGACGCCCGGCGGCTGGGACTCTACGGCTTCGGCGCCGCGGCCCACATCGTCGCCCAGATCGCCCGCTACCAGGGTCGTTCCGTGCTGGCTTTCACCCGGCCCGGAGACCGGCAGGCCCAGGACTTCGCCCGTAGCCTGGGCGCCGAGTGGGCCGGCGACTCGGATCGATCGCCTCCCGCCCCCCTGGACGCAGCGATCCTCTTCGCCCCCGTGGGCGACCTGGTGCCGCTGGCCCTCGGAGCGGTACGCAAGGGCGGTGTGGTGGTCTGCGGGGGCATCCACATGAGCGATGTCCCCTCGTTTTCCTACACCCTGCTCTGGGGAGAACGCATCCTGCGCTCGGTGGCCAACCTGACCCGCACCGACGGACACGGCCTGCTCGCGCTGGCTGCCGAGGCGAAGGTCCGAACCCGCACCACCGTATTTCGGCTCGAGCAGGCCAACGAGGCCCTCGACAGCCTCCGCGCGGGTCGCCATGAAGGCGCGGCGGTTCTCGCGCCGACGGCGGACTGA
- a CDS encoding TIGR03960 family B12-binding radical SAM protein — protein sequence MDGPDGGRSDLLRRLDALLTRVEKPTRYIGGEWNSVVKPAAEVDVSVVLAFPDLYEIGMSHLGFRILYALLNAMPGVAAERAFMPWIDMLTELRRRDLPLTTLESRKPLGRFDLVGFSMQYELTITNVLTMLDLGGIPPRSADREESHPLVLGGGPVLVNPEPFADFFDLILIGEGEEAFGEMITLYRRLRAEGRSRGEILSAIADLEGWYVPALYDLEPEPLTGQLIPRPRPGGGAPEKVRRRILYDLNSVPFPEKIVVPHGDIVHDRVSWEIQRGCPVGCRFCQAGYIYRPTRERDPAQVREGVRRSIEATGYDEFSLTSLNTGEYGAIEPLLTQLMDEMEPRSVSVGLSSLHASTMTENLAAQVRRVRKTGFTIAPEAGSQRLRDVINKNLTEAQILEATRLAFEAGWTTIKLYFMIGLPTETTEDVEAQVDLAERILEQGRRIGGKRVKVTLSASTFVPKVFTPFQWFGMQSEKAFMAKQELIRRRVPRGVQFRHHHHGESWLEGVLSRADRSVAPAIYEAWRRGAVLDGWTEHFRVEVWREAFAGQGIDADHLATRELPLKAELPWEVVDPLIRRRWLEREYEKACRVATVVPCSSTACTACGPFARECIKGIVAEQHWNGLEVAPRAVVAREPAAGSGAAEGEEEPPPRPVYRYRIHFEKLSRARFLGHLDLVRALLHGLRRAGIQLAYSQGFKPRPKISLGPALALGIASVAEYADLETHTPLAGGESLAWINRHLSEGLTIRALVGLAPGSRSLQEDIVRAGYRAFLPGIGGEEVRRRVAAFLGRQTVVVERLRKGKLRRIDLRPLVAWAGVGAAGELEFEIRFTERGSARPREVIAAIVGEDALEEAEILRTRQVARVGHLDVSPLVAGRQGLPRSA from the coding sequence ATGGATGGACCCGATGGGGGGCGCAGCGATCTGTTGCGCCGCCTCGACGCCCTGCTGACGCGGGTCGAAAAGCCCACCCGCTACATCGGCGGAGAGTGGAATTCGGTAGTCAAGCCGGCCGCGGAAGTGGACGTGTCCGTGGTGCTGGCCTTTCCCGACCTCTACGAGATCGGCATGTCCCACCTGGGGTTCCGTATTCTCTACGCGCTGCTCAACGCCATGCCGGGGGTGGCCGCCGAGCGGGCTTTCATGCCCTGGATCGACATGCTCACCGAGCTTCGCCGGCGGGACCTTCCCCTGACCACTCTCGAGAGCCGCAAGCCCCTGGGACGCTTCGACCTGGTGGGCTTTTCCATGCAATACGAGCTGACCATCACCAACGTGCTGACGATGCTCGATCTGGGCGGCATACCCCCCCGGTCCGCCGACCGGGAGGAAAGCCATCCCCTGGTGCTGGGGGGCGGGCCGGTGCTGGTCAACCCGGAGCCCTTCGCCGACTTCTTCGACCTGATCCTGATTGGAGAGGGGGAGGAGGCTTTCGGCGAGATGATCACTCTCTATCGTAGACTGCGGGCCGAAGGACGCAGCCGCGGGGAGATCCTTTCGGCTATCGCAGATCTCGAGGGGTGGTATGTTCCGGCCCTCTACGACCTCGAGCCGGAGCCGCTGACCGGGCAGCTCATCCCGCGACCCCGGCCGGGCGGCGGCGCGCCGGAAAAGGTGCGCCGACGCATTCTCTACGATCTCAACTCCGTGCCCTTTCCGGAGAAGATCGTCGTGCCCCACGGCGATATCGTGCACGATCGGGTGTCCTGGGAGATCCAGCGGGGTTGTCCGGTGGGCTGTCGTTTCTGCCAGGCTGGATATATCTATCGACCGACGCGGGAGAGAGATCCGGCCCAGGTGCGCGAGGGCGTACGGCGTTCCATCGAGGCCACCGGCTACGACGAGTTCTCCCTGACTTCACTGAACACGGGTGAGTACGGGGCGATCGAGCCGCTGCTGACGCAGTTGATGGACGAGATGGAGCCGCGCTCGGTCTCCGTCGGCCTTTCTTCGTTACACGCGTCGACCATGACCGAGAACCTTGCCGCCCAGGTCCGCCGGGTGCGCAAGACGGGCTTCACCATCGCCCCCGAGGCAGGTTCCCAGCGCCTGCGGGACGTGATCAACAAGAACCTCACCGAAGCCCAGATTCTCGAGGCGACGCGACTGGCCTTCGAAGCGGGATGGACCACCATCAAGCTCTATTTCATGATCGGCTTGCCTACCGAGACCACCGAGGACGTGGAAGCCCAGGTGGACTTGGCCGAGCGCATCCTCGAGCAGGGAAGGCGCATCGGCGGCAAGCGGGTCAAGGTCACTCTCTCGGCCTCCACGTTCGTGCCCAAGGTGTTCACACCTTTTCAGTGGTTTGGCATGCAGAGCGAAAAAGCGTTCATGGCCAAGCAGGAACTGATCCGTCGCCGGGTGCCCCGGGGCGTGCAGTTCCGCCATCACCATCACGGAGAATCCTGGCTCGAGGGCGTGCTCTCCCGGGCCGATCGCTCCGTGGCCCCCGCGATCTACGAGGCCTGGAGGCGGGGTGCGGTGCTCGATGGCTGGACGGAGCATTTTCGGGTGGAGGTCTGGCGCGAAGCCTTCGCCGGCCAGGGGATCGACGCGGACCATCTGGCCACCAGGGAGTTGCCGTTGAAGGCCGAGTTGCCCTGGGAGGTTGTCGATCCGCTGATCCGTCGCCGCTGGCTCGAGCGGGAATACGAGAAGGCCTGCCGGGTGGCCACCGTCGTGCCCTGCTCGTCCACCGCCTGCACGGCCTGCGGCCCCTTCGCCCGGGAGTGCATCAAGGGCATCGTCGCCGAACAGCACTGGAATGGGCTCGAGGTGGCGCCGCGGGCTGTGGTGGCGCGAGAGCCTGCCGCGGGATCCGGTGCTGCCGAAGGTGAGGAGGAGCCACCGCCGCGGCCCGTCTATCGCTACCGGATCCACTTCGAGAAGCTCTCCCGGGCCCGTTTTCTCGGTCACCTGGACCTGGTGCGGGCCCTGCTTCACGGTCTGCGCCGCGCCGGCATTCAGCTGGCCTACTCCCAGGGGTTCAAGCCCCGGCCGAAGATCTCTCTCGGCCCGGCCCTGGCCCTGGGCATAGCTTCGGTGGCAGAGTACGCCGACCTGGAAACCCACACGCCGCTGGCCGGCGGCGAATCCCTCGCCTGGATCAATCGCCACCTTTCCGAGGGGCTGACGATTCGGGCCCTGGTGGGCCTGGCCCCCGGATCGCGTTCGCTGCAGGAGGACATCGTTCGGGCCGGCTACCGGGCCTTTCTGCCGGGAATCGGCGGCGAGGAGGTTCGGCGCCGGGTGGCAGCCTTTCTCGGTCGCCAGACCGTCGTCGTCGAGCGGCTGCGCAAGGGCAAGCTGCGCCGGATCGATTTGCGGCCGCTGGTGGCCTGGGCCGGGGTCGGCGCCGCCGGCGAGCTGGAGTTCGAGATTCGGTTCACCGAGCGGGGATCGGCCCGCCCCCGCGAGGTGATCGCCGCCATTGTCGGTGAAGATGCGCTCGAGGAGGCGGAGATCCTGCGTACCCGCCAGGTGGCTCGCGTGGGGCACCTGGATGTTTCACCGCTGGTCGCGGGCCGCCAGGGCCTGCCCCGCTCGGCCTGA